The stretch of DNA AGAAAAGCATGTACCGTGAAAAAATGAAGAAAACGAAAATGCGGAAAGTCAAAATTTAAATAAGGAGTTAATAACGCCTGCGAAGCTCCAAGTAAACCGGTAAATAATAAAATGTCATAAATGCCTTTTTGTTTCGTTACAAGGAGCAGAACCGCCAAAAATAAGCTGATGCTGCACAGCTCCAGCGGAATAGCGTGACTCAGCTTCCAGCTGTTTGTGGTAATCATCCAGACATGATAAACGGCTTCTATTAATAATAAGAAGAAAGCTGTACCTATTTCCATCTTTCTCCCGACCAACCTGCCCAGCTGCTGGCGAAAGACGTATAATCCGGCCAGTGCTGCACTAACGGCTGCCACAACAATAAAATGGCTTCCTGAAAACATCGTGAAGTCATAATTTTGATAGCTCCCGCCGAACCAGCCCATCGTTACGCCTCCTTTTTTAATGAGTGTATCATAAATCAGCTGTTAAATCCTTTTTTTGTCATTTATCTTTCTGTTTGTTTTATTTCTATGAAAGAAACTTCTTTATCATGCCCAAATATCTACTACCTATTGAAAATCTTATGAATCCGTACATCAAAACCAATTTTCCTATATATTATTCGTCTTGTTTGTGTAATGTTTTATTACACAAGAGAATAAAATCCTAAAAAATCTATTGACGAATCTTAATTTTCCGCATAAGATAGGTACATGTTATAAAAAGTAACATCATAAGTTAGTAAAAATAACGTTCGGGAGGGTTTTAACATGGAAGATATGTTGTACTTAATGAACAGCCTCTGGGTCATGGTTAGTGCTATTTTAGTTATTTTCATGATTGCCGGATTCATTATGCTTGAGGCTGGATCAACTCGTATGAAAAACGCTGGCCATATTGCCGGAAAGACAGCTTTCACATTTGGACTCGCTTCCCTCGTTTTCTGGGCTGTCGGATTTGCTTTCATTTTCGGTGATAACGCGAACTTCTTTGTAGGAATGTCGAACTTTTTCTACTCTGGCGCTGACTTAGATTTAGGGCTTTCATCTACTGTATTCTTTGTATTCCAGCTGGCATTCGCAGGGATCGCGATTACAATCGCTCTAGGCGGTTTCGCGGAACGTGCAAAGTTATCTGTATACGTTTTATTCACCATTCTTTTCTCAGCAATTGTTTATCCGGTTGTTGCACATTGGATTTGGGGCGGCGGCTGGCTTGCGGAGCATGGCAAGCAGGATTTTGCCGGCTCAACCGTTGTTCACTTAACAGGCGCTATGGCGGCTCTGGCAGCTACGATCCTTCTTAAACCTCGTATCGGCCGCTTTAATAAAGATGGTTCTGCTAATGCCATTCATGGGCATAACCAAGTGTTCACATCACTCGGCGTATTGATTTTATGGGTAGGCTGGTTTGGCTTTAACGCCGGCAGTACAGTATCCGTTGATGCCGGATTCTTCGGATTTGTAGCCCTTAATACACAGCTTGCAGCTGGCGCAGGTGCTGTTGCCGCATTGATTATCTCTTGGATAACCCTTGGGAAATCGGATATTCCGACTATTTTAAACGGCGCTCTCGCTGGTCTTGTAGCCATCACCGCATCTTGTGCTTTCGTTGACACATGGGCAGCCGTTGTAATCGGCTTAATTGCCGGCATCCTCGTATTCTATGGGGCAAAATGGATGGAAAAAATGGGGATTGATGATCCGATCTTTGCTCTTTCTGTTCACGGTATTCCTGGTATCTGGGGAACATTATCAACTGGTTTCTTCGCTACACCTGATCTTGCTACCGTTGGCCGTCCTGGTCTTTTCTACGGCGGCGGCTTCGAACAGCTTGGGGTGCAGGCGATGGGTGTATTTGTCTCCGGCGCATTTGCGTTTGTTGCTTCGTTTGTCATTCTTTTCGTCATCAAGAAGCTTCTTGGCGGGCTCCGCGTTTCAGAAGAAGAAGAAATTATGGGGCTTGATATCAGTGAACACGGCACATACGGCTATCCGGAAGTATTCGCTGACACAAAATCTAAAGCTGCAGGCGATAAATAAGATAAATAATACGCAAAGCGGCAGCGCTTTGCGTATTATTGTTTAAAAGGATGTGAAAAATCATGACAACACGGGAGCAAACGTACGCAAACATTCGCCAGGAAAAAGAAGCGAAAATGGATCGGCACCTTCACTCCACACAGCGCTTGAATACCTTTCACGATGAAATAATGAAGCAGGTTCTTACGATCGCTCTGCAAATTCACGAGCACGAGTATGGCCCTCCCCCCTGTTCTTATTCCCTTTTTTTGCTTGGCAGCGCCGGCCGTTCTGAACAAGGCACCATCAGCGACCAGGATCATGGCATCGTCTTCGAGGCCCATACCGATGAAGCCGCTGCTTATTTTTTAGATTTAGGCCAAACTTTTTCAGATGGATTACATGCAGCTGGGTACCCGTACTGTGAAGGAAAAGTCATGAGTTCTAATCCAGTCTGGTGCCAATCAGCAGAGGGTTGGAAGCAGCAAATTGCTTTATGGATTGAATCTGAAACACTGGACACGATGCGTTCTCTTCACATGATCTATGATGCCCGTGTGATTCACGGTGACAAAGAACCCGTTTCCGCTTTGAAACAACAAGTGGCTGCAAACATGAAAAAAAATCCGCACAAGCTGAAGCGCTTTTTTGAAAACATTCAATTTATGAAAAAATCGATTGGCCTTTTCGGACAAATTTTCACGGAACAAAACGGCCCGCATGCCGGGTCACTTAATTTAAAACAATCTGCTTTTCTTCCTTACGTAAATGCCATTCGCGTGCTTGCCGTTAAAGAAGGAATTAATGCTTCTTCTACTTTATTGCGTATGAAGGCTTTAACAGCTGTTCCTGCTCATAACGGTCGCATGCAGGAATATGAGGAAGCATTTCGGCTGCTGCTCGAATTCAGGCTGCGTGTCTTAAGAAATGCGCCCGATTATGATAGCTCTCACTATATAAACATTGATTCACTTGGACCGGTCCGCAAACGGGAACTGCGCCATATTTTAAAAACCGCAGAGTCCCTTCATCATTATGTACAGCGATTCATAGCAAAAGGATGATGCAGAATGGGCTTTAATGATTTTATGAAAAACTTAAGTGGAAACCGTTTCACAGGCCTTCAGGGCGGCCGTCATGATCTCGCTTTTATGCGGAGTCTTCAGCGGGATTTAAAAACAAAGGAGGCAACCTCGGTCCCGCTCGACAAATTGCAGGTAGTTGTGTTTGACTTGGAGACAACCGGATTTCATCCAGACAAAGGAGATCAAATTTTATCGATTGGCGCTGTAAAAGTATGTGGAAGACACGTTGAAGATGAATTCTATTCATTGGTCCGTTTTGCTGAACCACTCCCGCCTCTTGTAAAGGAATTAACAGGACTTGAGGAATTAGAATTAATAGAGGCTCCTGAGCCGGCTGAAGCGCTGGCACAATTTTTTAAATTTGCCGGGGCTTCTCCTCTCGTTGCCCATCACGCCAGCCACGAAAAAGCTTTTATGACGTATGCGAGCCGTAAATATTTTCGAACGCCATTTTCCCACCGGCTGATCGATACATCCTTTATGTACCGGATTGCAGAACCGAACAATCCTTATGTACGCCTGGAGGACTGCTGTGAACACAATCAAATTCCTATAACCGGCCGGCACCATGCTCTTGGTGATGCGCGTCTTACTGCGGCGCTTTGGGCGGTGTATGTTGAAAAACTTCAAGAAATGGGTATCACTACACTGTCACAAGTTTATGAAAGGCTCGCTGTTATTCGGTAAACAGACGACAGAGCCCTCTGCTTTGCCGTCTGTTTATTCTTTAGCTTTTCCCGAAATCGGTAGCATCGGTAAGAGCCTGCTCTTCTGCAGCGATGCGGACAGACAGCATCCATGCATTTAAGAGCGTGAAAATAATTGCTGTGTAGTAGGCTTGAAACAGCAGCGGTATTACAATAAATTCAAGTGTAACAATAATATAGTTTGGATGGCGAACCCAGCGATAAGGGCCTCTTTTAACAACTTTTGCACCGGGAAGCACGATAATTTTTGTATTCCAAAAAGGGCCGAGTGAGCGAAGTGTCCATACCCGCCCAAGCTGCGTAACCAAAAATAATGTCAGCCACATCGGCCAGTTTGAGCTGAGCGTTTTTTCCATCATGGTCACTTCAGCAATTAAGCTTATGAAAAAAAGCGTGTGAAGTGCCACAATCAATGGATAATGACGCGTCCCCGCTTCATAGGCTCCCTGACTGAGCATCCACTTTTCATTTCGTTTGGCAATAAAAAGCTCAGAAATTCGCTGTACACAAAGAAAAAGAATAAACAGCCAAAAAATGCCACTCATACTGTTCCCCCCCACTTCAGCAGCACTAATTCTCCAGAAAAGCCGGGTCCTAAAGCAGTCATCAGTCCGTAGTCTCCCTGCTTCACATTGCCAAGCATAAATTGTTCTAACACATACAAAACAGTTGGAGATGACATATTGCCAAACGATGAAAGAACGTTCCGGGCATGAAGTGTTTTTTCTGTTGAAAGCTTCAGTGTTTCTTCGTATGCATCCAGCACTTTTTTTCCGCCTGGATGTGCAACAAAGTGGGTGATTTCCTTCATAGATAATCCTTCCTTTTCTAAAAAAGCATCTACAAATCCTCCCAGCCAGTCTCGGACGATTACAGGAATATCCCGTGAAAAAACGACATGAAGACCGCTGTTTTTAACCTCCCAGCCCATTACATCTTCAGAATTGGGCATTAATTTGGATGCGGTTTTTAAAACAGACGGTACAGGCCGTTTTGTTTCTATCCCAGCTTCGTCCCCCGTCATAAGCACACAAGCCGTCCCATCCGCAAACAGCGACGTTCCAACCAAATTGCTTTTTGACCGGTCATTTCGCTGGAACGTTAAGCTGCATAATTCAATCGCTAACACGAGCACCTTTGCCTGTGGGAAGGCGAGGCAATATTCATAAGCACGGCTGATCCCAGCCGCTCCGCCTGCACACCCAAGCCCCCAGATCGGAATCCGCTTTGTTTCATCAGAAAACGGCAGACAGTTCATAATTCTCGCTTCAATGCTTGGCGTTGCCATGCCTGAGCTGGAAATAAAAAAAATGGCATCAATATCGCCTGCTGTCAGCGATTGCTGTAAAAAGCGTTCGTCATCCAGACACTGTTTAACAGCTTCGGTTCCATATTCAACGGCTTTTTCAATATATAAATCATTTCGTTCCTGTAAACTATGGTCGCGCTCAAACCAAGTTAACGGCATAGCAAAATGCCGCTTTTGAATTTGCCCATTTTGAAAAACGGTTAAAAGCCGCTCAATATCCCGGAAATCATCCTTGAATAATTCACGGGCAAAAGCGGCAGTTTGACCCTGCTCAACAATATGCGGAGGGTGGTACGTACTGGCAGAAACAATACTCGGCATATTTATCCCACTTTTCTTTTTTGTTTATCCTTCCCCCTCTTTCTTTTTTTAAACAATTAGCCGCAGATTGGAACAGCACAAAACAAAAGCAAAGCAAGGCTTGTTTAAACGGCTAGCAGCAGCGCGGAATAAATAATCAATCCGGCAGCAAATGCACCAAAGCTGCTTTCACTTTCTTTTGGCAGTTCCTCTTTTAAGACATTTAAAATAAGCGCACCTGACAAAAAAGCCACCATTGTCGACACTACCGCTTCTTTTAATTCTGTTAAAGCACCCAGGGCCCAGCCGACTAACACGGCAAAAATTAAAATCCAGCGGCCATATTGGTCATATACATCCTGGTGTGCTTCACGCATGCTTTGGTCGATCGTCATAAAATGAACGGACAGGGCAAGAAAATAAAAAAGCATTCCAAATACTTGATCAAATGTTTCTTGAATAAGCAAATAACCAATCAGCATGTTGTAAAAGAAGAAAACGCCCACATGAAGCCAGAATATACCTGAACTTGACTTTGTTTCCTTTTTCTTCGTGGACTGTGATACTACTTCTTCAAGTCCATAAAAAAGAGCCAGGCCCATAAGCGCCATCAAATAAGCATGGTTCTCAATAAAGCGAAGCAGACCATTTTGAGCTTTCTCCAGTACCTGCTGATGCGTGTTTAAATCCGGGAGAAGATGCACAAATACATATGAAACGGCAATACCGCCAGCAAAAGATAAAAACCGGCTTCTTGGAACACGTTTTAAAAAAACCATATACTTAGCTGAAAAGTGAAGAACAGCAAAGCCGATCGCCAATGCCAAGCTTAACATTTTCATGCCGCTCCCCCTTCCTTTCAGGAACCCTCTCCCTTTTTCATTGCCACTCCATACTTTTTTTATACAAAAAACGATCCGCTCTTTTAAGAAGCGGATCGTTTTGTCCGGTAAAATAAGAAAAGAACAAGAAAAAGAGTACAAGCCGATAAAGCGAGAAGCGAGAAAAAGAAAGGCGGATAATACACAAGCTCGACATTGTTTCGTCCCTCTTTTAGCTCAATGCCTGTAAATGCATAATTCGCTTTTTTGATCTCCTGCTTCTCACCATTTATCGTTAAACGCCAGCCATTTTCATAAGGAAGCGGTATAGCGGCATACTGATTATGGTTCGTATTGTTGTACGTAAAAGAAATGCGGTTCCCTTCCCAGCGAAGCCCTTCGACAGATGATTGACGGCTTTCAGCTTTTGCTTTCCGCAGCACATCATATGTTTCTTCGTACAGCTGCACATCCTTTAGTTCATAGGTTCCTTTTGGCACACGAAGGGAAATGCGGCTGTTCGCTTTTACTCTTATCACCAGCTGATCCACGTTCGTCTTATAGATAGAACGGGCCGCTTTTCGGGTTGTTTTATACTCATTGACTTGAAGTACGTACGAATCTTTATTATCGATTCCTCTTAAAGTAAAGGTAAGGTAGTAATCTTTAACAGACGGATTTGGCTGATTGACCACTACATCAATCCCGCCTTTTTCGGATACCTTGAGTATATCCTTCTCATAGGTGGCATGAATAGGTTCGACCGATGTACGTTTCATAATGGATGCACTCTCCGGTATAGGAGCTCCCGGCTCTTTACGATCGAGGATAATTCCCGAGAGCATAGCATGTTCTTTGGCCACGGGCGAAGCATTCTTTAATTCCCGCTCTGAAAATACGGTACTTGTCGTACGGACAAATGGAAGAAGGTTTTCATTTTGATATGCAACGTATTCGCCGGCAGAGACAGCTTCCTTGAACCCATACGGAACAGCTTCTTCTTCTTTCTTCTTGATATAATATTTGCCCATTAACAGACTTTCTAAATTAGCACGATCTCCAAGTGTCCCATAGCGGCTGACACTTTCCCAGCCCATATCTATATAGAGATCTTTTAAATAAAAGAATAAAAGATGCTCATTTAAAATACTTGAGTAAGCACTCATTCCTTTGAAGCCATGAATGATTGGGGTATTGTTCCGACGCTGAAGTGTCCAGTCAATCCGGGCAAGCGGGTCGGTTTCCTGCTCCTGAATCAAGGCAATCACCTTTTGCTGGTCAGCACCTCGGTATTGATCACTATTCATATACTCTTTGGACACTTTAAAAGATGTTCCTGAAACCGACAGGCGGTTTTCCTGATAAGCGTTCGCCACTCCTATACTTGTTAAAATAATCAGCAGCGCCATTACTGATTTTATGTGCCGGCTTTTCCGGATAACAAGAACAAAAAAGACAGCCACGATTATAAATGCAGAAACACCCATCCAGGCATCTTTTGCACGCTGGAACGTTATAACAGGGTCCAGCACATAAAAAAGAATATATAAAACAGCTGCGCAGGCAAAGGCAACCATGAGCTTTTTTCGTTTAATTTGAATCGGAATAGAGAGCGCAGCGGCTGCTGTACCACCCACTGTAAGAGACAAAAGATGCTCCCACCGATACTGCGGGGCTGAAAAACCATTAAAAACACTCGCCGCAAACGGGCTCATATGTAAAAGGACTAAAAAAATCGTCATAAAAGCAAAAAAACGGAACAACGGATTTTGGTACAAAGAAACAAGCAAGAGACTCAACACGACAAAAGCGGGTATATATACGATTAGGCCATTGATTAAAAAGTTATCAGTAAAACCAATAAGAGGAATTTGCTCCGTGTAAGGCGGCCGGTAATTATTCAAGAATCCATATACAGCAGGGATAAAAGAAAAAGCACTAATGCCAAATCCCGCAATACCGGTCAGCAAAAACAGCTTAATTTGTTTTTTTACTGATGTTTCTCCTTCTGAGAGCTTGAAAATCCACCGGAATAAAATATAAATGCCTGCAAGCAAGAAGTTAACATACGAAAAGTAAAAATTATCAAATAAGCTGATCGAAACAGCTGCAAGAAAAAACCATGGTTTTTCTTCCCGTATTACTTTTTCGACACCGATTAAAAGCAGTGGAAGCCAAATCATCGAATCCGAAAAAAATTCCCAGTAGGTCACATACCGAAAGTAAATAATGCTTGTACCATAAACAACCGCACCGACAAAAGCAGGCAGCTTTGAGAGAGTCATGTACCGAAAGTAAAACGTCGTTATCATCAAAATAACGGTTAGCCTAAGGACGCTGACAACTAAAATGGCATCCGCCCAATAAAAAAGATCCGGCTTTCCAATAAGTCCTATACTCTCCAGAACAAATGTTACACCTGCTGTAAGAAGAAAAACGATCGAATTAAAAAAATAATAACTAAGCTGTGTATACATACTCCCGCCCAGCCCAAAATCGGGAGAATAAAAAAACTCGCCTTTTTTAAATTCATTGTAAAGCAGTTCCTTAAAAGGCTGCATTTGTGACAAGCCATCATTCATGCCCGTCATGTAATGCCCATCAAACCATTGCATAATAAAAAACAAATGACTCAAAAGAGCCATAATTAAGCTCGATAAAAATAAAAAGAAAAAAGAAGCCTTTTTTCCTGAAGGGCTTATTTTATGTAAGAATGTAGATGTGTTTTCTCTTTTTCGCATGGCTTTTTTAAAATTCTCCCTGTCAGAATAAACGTAGCGGGCAGCGTAAAGAAAACGGCCACAAGCGGCGCGAAACTACTGTTCATACCAAACTGTTCAACAAACAGATATAATAACACAGCTGTCATCCCTGTATTAAACAGCTGCGTTAATGGAAACCGGATAAACGCGGACCAAGTCGGCTTTACTTTGTACGTATATAGCGTGTTTAAGAAAAAAGAGCCGATTAAACTGCTGATAAAACCGATCATATGCGCGGCAAAAAAATGTAATCCCAATCCATGCAGCATAAGTATGTATACCGCATAATAATGACCGGTGTTAATGACACCAACAATAATAAATTTCAAAAATTCATTAGGAATAGATAGCATGTTTTTCTCTCTTTTCTTTTGGTGCCCCAATACTCGTATGCTGAATTAAATAATGAGGCCTCTTTTTCGTTTCGTTATAAATTCTTCCAATGTATTCTCCGATAATACCCATACAAACAAGCTGAACCCCGCCTAAAAAAAGAACAGCAGAGATAAGAGTAAAGTATCCAGGCACGACTACTCCTGTCCGCATGATCTGAACAAAAGTAATGGCTATATAAACAAGCGACATAAATAACACAAGCGCTCCTGTGTAAAAGCAGGCACGAAGAGGCTTATGGTTGAACGAAACAATCCCATCAATGGCGTAATTCAGAAGTTTTGGGAAAGACCATTTTGTTTCGCCGCATTCTCTGGCTACATTTTCATAAGATATAGTTTTCTGTCCATATCCGATCCATGAATACAATCCCTTAGAAAATCGATTTCCTTCACTTAACGTTAACAAGGCATTCACTGCTCTGCGGCTTAAAAGACGGAAATCGCCTTCTCCATCTGTCAGTTTTACATCGACTGTATGGTTAACAAGTCGATAAAAGAACGAGGAAATAATAGAGCGAACAGGAGAATCACCAGTTCGATTCCGCTTGGCAATAACTTGGTCATACCCTTCTTCATATCCTTTTAACAGCTGGGAAATAAGAGAAGGCGGGTGCTGCAAATCGGCATCCATCAAAATAACCGCATCACCCTGGGCATGCTGAAGACCTGCCAGCATAGCAGACTCTTTTCCAAAATTGCGGGTAAAGGAGATATATTGAACTTCATTACAATGAAATGCCAGCTGCTTTATAACATCCAGTGTATCATCAGCGCTTCCGTCATCAACAAAAATAACTTCATATGCGTAGAATTGACCATTCATTTCTTGATTGATGGCCTGAAGTACTTTAGGGATATTTTCAGCTTCATTGTAGGCTGGAATAATATATGAAATTTTTACCGGTTTCATCCTGTCATCCTCCGTCTCTTTTACGTCTTAATTCATCATTCTTTTCAAGCAGGTGGATAGTCCACTCGCCCGCTTCATGATTTAGGTGACCTTATCCGATGTGAAGGTATAGGTATCAACTCCTTATATTATTAGCTAAAAATGCTTTGAACATTCTTTTTGAAAAGAAATCAAAAGGAAAATAAAAAAGAGGATTACTCCTATGCTTCATCCACCTCCACCTTTTATGCTTTTTACACCCCGATTAGACATAATAAAAGATAAACGAAATGATTCCTTTAAAGGAGTGGAATCTAGGAAGAAGGCAGTGTCACTTTCACACGTATTCAAATTTACTCTACCCTGCCCTTATTAGGTTAAAACGTTTATCCCTTTGAAATCACACCCAGTATCTTACAAACAAAACAAAAAAACACGCTCATTCAAATTTTACATTTGAATGAGCGTGTTTTCAATACAGATCACATTATTCTGCCAGGCGGCGTCCTGCTCTCACAGGGGGAAACCCCCAACTACCATCGGCGCTGAAGAGCTTAACGGCCGTGTTCGGGATGGGAACGGGTGTGACCTCTTCGCTATTGCCACCTGACTATGAAGTTTGAAAGAAGTGTTCTTTCAAAACTGGATAGAAGCGTTATTGTATGGGTAAAAAACCTTTCTGTTACACGCCAAGTGTACATTGATTAAGTCCTCGATCGATTAGTATTCGTCAGCTCCATGCGTCGCCGCACTTCCACCTCGAACCTATCTACCTCGTCATCTTCAAGGGATCTTACTTACTTGCGTAATGGGAAATCTCATCTTGAGGGGGGCTTCATGCTTAGATGCTTTCAGCACTTATCCCGTCCACACATAGCTACCCAGCGATGCCTCTGGCGAGACAACTGGTACACCAGCGGTGTGTCCATCCCGGTCCTCTCGTACTAAGGACAGCTCCTCTCAAATTTCCTGCGCCCGCGACGGATAGGGACCGAACTGTCTCACGACGTTCTGAACCCAGCTCGCGTACCGCTTTAATGGGCGAACAGCCCAACCCTTGGGACCGACTACAGCCCCAGGATGCGATGAGCCGACATCGAGGTGCCAAACCTCCCCGTCGATGTGGACTCTTGGGGGAGATAAGCCTGTTATCCCCGGGGTAGCTTTTATCCGTTGAGCGATGGCCCTTCCATGCGGAACCACCGGATCACTAAGCCCGACTTTCGTCCCTGCTCGACTTGTAGGTCTCGCAGTCAAGCTCCCTTGTGCCTTTACACTCTGCGAATGATTTCCAACCATTCTGAGGGAACCTTTGGGCGCCTCCGTTACATTTTAGGAGGCGACCGCCCCAGTCAAACTGCCCGCCTGACACTGTCTCCCACCCGGATTACGGGTGCGGGTTAGAATTTCAACACAGTCAGGGCAGTATCCCACCAGCGCCTCCACCGAAGCTGGCGCTCCGGCTTCCAAGGCTCCTGCCTATCCTGTGCAGACTGTGCCAAAATTCAATATCAGGCTGCAGTAAAGCTCCACGGGGTCTTTCCGTCCTGTCGCGGGTAACCTGCATCTTCACAGGTACTATAATTTCACCGAGTCTCTCGTTGAGACAGTGCCCAGATCGTTGCGCCTTTCGTGCGGGTCGGAACTTACCCGACAAGGAATTTCGCTACCTTAGGACCGTTATAGTTACGGCCGCCGTTTACTGGGGCTTCAATTTAGACCTTCGCTTGCGCTAAGCCCTCCTCTTAACCTTCCAGCACCGGGCAGGCGTCAGCCCCTATACGTCGCCTTGCGGCTTTGCAGAGACCTGTGTTTTTGCTAAACAGTCGCCTGGGCCTATTCACTGCGGCTCTCTCGGGCTTGCACCCTACCAGAGCACCCCTTCTCCCGAAGTTACGGGGTCATTTTGCCGAGTTCCTTAACGAGAGTTCACTCGCTCACCTTAGGATTCTCTCCTCGCCTACCTGTGTCGGTTTACGGTACGGGCACCTTACATCTCGCTAGAGGCTTTTCTTGGCAGTGTGGAATCGAAGACTTCGGTACTAAAATTCCCTCGTCATCACAGCTCAGCCTTAACGGAAATGGGATTTGCCTCATTTCCAGCCTGACTGCTTAAACACGCGTATCCAGCTGCGTGATCTCCTATCCTCCTGCGTCCCCCCATCACTCAAACGATGCTTGGTGGTACAGGAATATCAACCTGTTATCCATCGCCTACGCCTTTCGGCCTCGGCTTAGGTCCCGACTAACCCTGAGAGGACGAGCCTTCCTCAGGAAACCTTAGGCATTCGGTGGAAGGGATTCTCACCCTTCTTTCGCTACTCATACCGGCATTCTCACTTCCAGGCGCTCCACCAGTCCTTCCGGTCTGGCTTCACAGCCCCTGGAACGCTCTCCTACCACTGACACCATAAGGTGTCAATCCACAGCTTCGGTGATACGTTTAGCCCCGGTACATTTTCGGCGCAGAGTCACTCGACCAGTGAGCTATTACGCACTCTTTAAATGGTGGCTGCTTCTAAGCCAACATCCTGGTTGTCTGGGCAACTCCACATCCTTTTCCACTTAACGTATACTTTGGGACCTTAGCTGGTGGTCTGGGCTGTTTCCCTCTTGACTACGGATCTTATCACTCGCAGTCTGACTCCCAAACATAAGTATCTGGCATTCGGAGTTTGTCTGAATTCGGTAACCCGGGATGGGCCCCTAGTCCAAACAGTGCTCTACCTCCAGTACTCTTCGTTTGAGGCTAGCCCTAAAGCTATTTCGGAGAGAACCAGCTATCTCCAGGTTCGATTGGAATTTCACCGCTACCCACACCTCATCCCCGCACTTTTCAACGTGCGTGGGTTCGGACCTCCAGTGAGTGTTACCTCACCTTCATCCTGGACATGGGTAGATCACCTGGTTTCGGGTCTACGACCTCATACTCAAACGCCCTGTTCAGACTCGCTTTCGCTGCGGCTCCGCCTTATCAGCTTAACCTTGCATGAAATCGTAACTCGCCGGTTCATTCTACAAAAGGCACGCTATCACCCGTTAAAGGGCTCTAACTACTTGTAGGCACACGGTTTCAGGATCTCTTTCACTCCCCTTCCGGGGTGCTTTTCACCTTTCCCTCACGGTACTGGTTCACTATCGGTCACTAGGGAGTATTTAGCCTTGGGAGATGGTCCTCCCGGATTCCGACGGAATTCCTCGTGTTCCGCCGTACTCAGGATACACTCAAGAGAGAAGAAGATTTCAGCTACAGGGCTGTTACCTTGTTTCGCGGATCTTTCCAGATCGCTTCACCTATCCTCTTCCTTTGTAACTCCGTATAGAGTGTCCTACAACCCCAAGAAGCAAGCTTCTTGGTTTGGGCTATGTCCCGTTTCGCTCGCCGCTACTCAGGGAATCGCGTTTGCTTTCTCTTCCTCCGGGTACTTAGATGTTTCAGTTCCCCGGGTATGCCTCCTCCTGCCCTATGTATTCAGGCAGGGGTACCATCCCATTACGGATGGTGGGTTTCCCCATTCGGAAATCTCCGGATCAAAGCTTACTTACAGCTCCCCGGAGCATATCGGTGTTAGTCCCGTCCTTCTTCGGCTCCTAGTGCCAAGGCATCCACCGTGCGCCCTTTCTAACTTAACCTAAAATGGCG from Domibacillus sp. DTU_2020_1001157_1_SI_ALB_TIR_016 encodes:
- a CDS encoding TIGR02206 family membrane protein produces the protein MGWFGGSYQNYDFTMFSGSHFIVVAAVSAALAGLYVFRQQLGRLVGRKMEIGTAFFLLLIEAVYHVWMITTNSWKLSHAIPLELCSISLFLAVLLLVTKQKGIYDILLFTGLLGASQALLTPYLNFDFPHFRFLHFFTVHAFLLIVPLYFTWVKGYRPTLYSVGKTLLFLNLLIPPVMVINKWTGGNYLYLSHKPSSASLLDLLGPYPWYIVSLEALALMLSLLIWVMFREKPSGHQVEGLFRRKTAKRAESS
- a CDS encoding ammonium transporter, with amino-acid sequence MEDMLYLMNSLWVMVSAILVIFMIAGFIMLEAGSTRMKNAGHIAGKTAFTFGLASLVFWAVGFAFIFGDNANFFVGMSNFFYSGADLDLGLSSTVFFVFQLAFAGIAITIALGGFAERAKLSVYVLFTILFSAIVYPVVAHWIWGGGWLAEHGKQDFAGSTVVHLTGAMAALAATILLKPRIGRFNKDGSANAIHGHNQVFTSLGVLILWVGWFGFNAGSTVSVDAGFFGFVALNTQLAAGAGAVAALIISWITLGKSDIPTILNGALAGLVAITASCAFVDTWAAVVIGLIAGILVFYGAKWMEKMGIDDPIFALSVHGIPGIWGTLSTGFFATPDLATVGRPGLFYGGGFEQLGVQAMGVFVSGAFAFVASFVILFVIKKLLGGLRVSEEEEIMGLDISEHGTYGYPEVFADTKSKAAGDK
- a CDS encoding DUF294 nucleotidyltransferase-like domain-containing protein is translated as MTTREQTYANIRQEKEAKMDRHLHSTQRLNTFHDEIMKQVLTIALQIHEHEYGPPPCSYSLFLLGSAGRSEQGTISDQDHGIVFEAHTDEAAAYFLDLGQTFSDGLHAAGYPYCEGKVMSSNPVWCQSAEGWKQQIALWIESETLDTMRSLHMIYDARVIHGDKEPVSALKQQVAANMKKNPHKLKRFFENIQFMKKSIGLFGQIFTEQNGPHAGSLNLKQSAFLPYVNAIRVLAVKEGINASSTLLRMKALTAVPAHNGRMQEYEEAFRLLLEFRLRVLRNAPDYDSSHYINIDSLGPVRKRELRHILKTAESLHHYVQRFIAKG
- a CDS encoding exonuclease domain-containing protein; the encoded protein is MGFNDFMKNLSGNRFTGLQGGRHDLAFMRSLQRDLKTKEATSVPLDKLQVVVFDLETTGFHPDKGDQILSIGAVKVCGRHVEDEFYSLVRFAEPLPPLVKELTGLEELELIEAPEPAEALAQFFKFAGASPLVAHHASHEKAFMTYASRKYFRTPFSHRLIDTSFMYRIAEPNNPYVRLEDCCEHNQIPITGRHHALGDARLTAALWAVYVEKLQEMGITTLSQVYERLAVIR
- a CDS encoding isoprenylcysteine carboxyl methyltransferase family protein: MSGIFWLFILFLCVQRISELFIAKRNEKWMLSQGAYEAGTRHYPLIVALHTLFFISLIAEVTMMEKTLSSNWPMWLTLFLVTQLGRVWTLRSLGPFWNTKIIVLPGAKVVKRGPYRWVRHPNYIIVTLEFIVIPLLFQAYYTAIIFTLLNAWMLSVRIAAEEQALTDATDFGKS
- a CDS encoding type III polyketide synthase: MPSIVSASTYHPPHIVEQGQTAAFARELFKDDFRDIERLLTVFQNGQIQKRHFAMPLTWFERDHSLQERNDLYIEKAVEYGTEAVKQCLDDERFLQQSLTAGDIDAIFFISSSGMATPSIEARIMNCLPFSDETKRIPIWGLGCAGGAAGISRAYEYCLAFPQAKVLVLAIELCSLTFQRNDRSKSNLVGTSLFADGTACVLMTGDEAGIETKRPVPSVLKTASKLMPNSEDVMGWEVKNSGLHVVFSRDIPVIVRDWLGGFVDAFLEKEGLSMKEITHFVAHPGGKKVLDAYEETLKLSTEKTLHARNVLSSFGNMSSPTVLYVLEQFMLGNVKQGDYGLMTALGPGFSGELVLLKWGGTV